The sequence TAGGATAAGagactgatgttgatgatgaaggGGCTGGGATAAGagactgatgttgatgatgaaggGGCTAGGATAAGagactgatgttgatgatgaaggGGCTGGGATAAGagactgatgttgatgatgaaggGGCTAGGATAAGAtactgatgttgatgatgaaggGGCTGGGATAAGagactgatgttgatgatgaaggGGCTGGGATAAGagactgatgttgatgatgaaggGGCTATGATAAGAGATTGATGATGAAGGGGCTAGGATAAGAGACTGATGATGAAGGGGCTATGATAAGAGATTGATGATGAAGGGGCTGGGATAAGagactgatgttgatgatgaaggGGCTAGGATAAGagactgatgttgatgatgaaggGGCTATGATAAGagactgatgttgatgatgaaggGGCTGGGATAAGAGACTAATGTTGATGATGAAGGGGATATGATAAGAGACTGATGTTGATGAAGGGGCTGGGATAAGagactgatgttgatgatgaagtGGCTGGGATAAGagactgatgttgatgatgaaggGGCTGGGATAAGagactgatgttgatgatgaaggGGCTGGGATAAGagactgatgttgatgatgaaggGGCTGGGATAAGAGATTGATGATGAAGGGGCTGGGATAAGAGATTGATGATGAAGGGGCTGGGATAAGAGACTAATGTTGATGATGAAGGGGCTGGGATAAGAGACTGATGTTGATGATGCAACATCTTGAACCACAGACGTCCAACCGCAGAGTGGGTAGTGGGGggctgacagagagacaggcattcCCACTCCTAAAATACTGTACTTTTGGCTGCGTTTGGTCCACAGGTTTGGACCAGTACACTAATATATACAtgcaatttagcagacacttcatccaaagcgacttacagacatgcatgcatacattttgtaCGTATGGATGGTCCCGTAGCACACAGCCAGAAATGAGAGATAGTTAAACCAAGTGAGTTACTATGAAAACATCATATTCTCCTAGCTCACCTGGTGGAGAGTACTGGTAGACTGAGATGAAGAAGATAGTcggtagaaggggggggggggaatagtgctgagcgattagtgctttttgaggtctgtTCAGTTAaaaaatattcaaacatttactAATATTCAAACATTTACTAATATTCAAACATTTACTAATATTCAAACATTTACTAAATATACTGattaagactcacattcctttcaatcttacccagattttagcagagatgcagagaagcatattatcaaatccatttttatttgtcacgtgcccgAGATCTTACGTtaaaaatgcttacttacaagcccttaaccaacaatgcatagCAAGAAAAGCCTACATATCAATCAAgtttcaatcaagtttattttatatagcccttcgtacatcagctaatatctcgaagtgctgtacagacacccagcctaaaaccccaaacagcaagcaatgcaggtgtagaagcacggtggctaggaaaaactccctagaaaggccaaaacctaggaagaaacctagagaggaaccaggctatgaggggtggccagtcctcttctggctgtgccgggtggagattataacagaactatgccaagatgttcaaaatgttcacaagtgacaagcatggtcaaataataatcatgaataattttcagttggcttttcatagccgatcattaagagttgaaaacagcaggtctgggacaggtggcggttccataaccgcaggcagaacagttgaaactggaatagcagcaaggccaggtggactggggacagcaaggagtcatcatgcccagtagtcctgacgtatggtcctagggctcaggtcctccgagagagataaagaaagagagaaggagagaattagagagccaagattttcaaaatgttcataaatgacaagcatggtcaaataataatcaggaataaatgtcagttggcttttcatagccgatcattaagagttgaaaacagcaggtctgggacaggtaggggttccataaccgcaggcagaacagttgaaactggaacagcagcaaggccaggtggactggggacagcaaggagtcatcatgcccggtttgccgtgacgtatggtcctagggctcaggttctccgagagagagaaagaaagagagaacgagagaattagagagagcatacttaaattcacacaggacattggataagacaggagaagtactccaggtataaccaactgaccctagccccccgacacataaactactgcagcttaaatactggaggctgagacaggaggggtcaggagacactgtggccccatccgatgatacccccggacagggccaaacaggaaggatataaccccacccactttgccaaagcacagcccccgcaccactagagggatatcttcaaccaccaacttacaatcctgagacaaggccgagtatagcccacaaagatctccaccacagcacaaaccaagggggggcgccaacccagacaggaagatcacgtcagtaactcaacccactcaagtgacgcacccctcctagggacggcatgaaagagcaccagtaagccagtgactcagcccctgtaatagggttagaggcagagaatcccagtggagagaggggaaccggccaggcagagacagcaagggcggttcgttgctccagagcctttcgtTCACCTTCACTGGGTCCATATATACTTCTTTTTTTATTATTGAAAATAAATAacacattaaaataacaataacgaggctatatacagggggtaccgagtcgatgtgtgggggtacgggttagtcgaggtaattgaggtcatatgtacatgtaggtaggggtaaagtgactctgcatagataataagcagCGAGTAGCAACAGCGTAAAAAAGGGGGTCAATACAAATAGTCCGACTTGGTACTCTGGTACCactttccgtgcggtagcagagagaacagtctatatgacttgggtggctggagtctatgacaatttttagggccttcctctgacaccgcctggtatcaaagtcttggatggcaggaagcttggccccagtgatatactgggccgtacgcactaaactctgtagcaccttgcggtcaagtgccgagcagttgccatactaggtggtgatgcaactggtcagtatgctctcgatggtgcagctgtagaaatgtttgaggatctgaggacccatgccaaaacttttcagtctcctgagggagaataggcattgttgtgccctcaagactgtcttggtgtgtttggaccatgatagtttgttgttgatgtggacaccaaggaacttgaagctctcaacccgctccactacaaccccgtcgatgagaatgggagcgagtatggccctccttttcctgtagtccacaatcagctcctttgtcttgctcgcgttgaggtagaggttgttgtcctggcaccacactgccaggtctctgacctcctccctataggctgtctcatcgttgtcggtgatcaggcctaccaccgttgtgttgtcagcaaacttaatgatggtgttggagtcgtgtttggccacgcagtcgtgggtgaacagggagtacatgaggggaataagcacacacccctgagggacccctgtgttgaggatcagcgtggcacatGTTTtgctgcctaccctcaccacctgggggcggcccgtcaggaagtccaggatccagttgcagagggaggtgtttagtccctgggtccttagcttattgatgagctttgaggtaactatatggtgttgaatgctgagctgtagtcaatgaacagcattctcacatattaCGTTTCTTTAACAAaataaccaccagtcaggaggatacagacagctcaagaggtatgcttaaataaaatgtattttacataGAATTAGCTAAGCATAAttattatggctctagattgcaggaaaggggtgtttcaggtgtttgaaaatgcGAAATTCTCCAATTTACGGACAGGGAGCCTAGCCAACCACCCCCAGCCATCCTCACGTACTTTGTGCTCTCCCAGATTTCCAGGATGTATAATGTCCCTGGGTCTGTGTGTAGCAAGCGTAAAAACGTATCCATCTCTGTCCGACCCAGAAAGAAcaggcgcaatggattatggtcattgtagttatttACCACATTTCTGCACTGAACAAgaatgaaaactacaactccctttaGCCCAGCGTCCCACATAGTTCTTGACTTGATTTCTCTCGTGAatgatttgatttctctctagagCGTTGGTCTCACAccacaaaaacaaagaaatacatggAAATCAAGTAATTGAACCGATgtcagtcaattagttgtttaataaccaaaaaagtacaACATTTCGATTAATCACTCAGCACTATATGGTTATCAACTTTGATGCGATTCATCCTGGCCTCTCTTCTCTGTTTCAGAATGTGAAGCTGTTGCCATGTCGATATCCTCTCTAGAAGTGTTCTCTACGGAACCTTTCCTCATTGGAATGTTCACAGCAGAAGGTTCCTCCTCTGGACATTACACAGAACCCCACTCGGAGGAATACCTCATCGCCGTGGGCGACAACAATGTCACATGGCCAGTCTGCACTTATAAGGAGGATTTTAAACGCTTCCTACTTCCTGCCGTCTACAGTGTGGTTTTCCTGATTGGTCTGCCTCTGAATGGGGCAGTCATCTTGAAGATCTGGAGGTCACGACCCAACTTGACCCGGAGCAACGTCTACATGCTCAATCTGGCCACGGCTGACTTCCTGTATGTGATGTCACTACCTCTGCTCATCTACAACTACGCCAGTCATGACTACTGGCCCTTTGGAGAGCTGGCCTGCAAACTGGTCCGCTTTCAATTCTACAGGTAGTATAGCTACTCATCAACTGACATATTCATAGCATAGTTCTATAGATTACTTAAAATACTCAAACTCATATACTTACAGTCCTACAGGGAATAACTCATATATTGAATGTTACCTTTCTGTGGACAGATCTTTGAGTGGATTGTAGAGAGAAAACCCTGTCATTATAACATCAGTGATGTTATTTATTGTTTCCACAGTAACCTGCATGGCAGTATCCTGTTCCTGACCTGTATCAGCCTCCAGCGCTATGTGGGCATCTGCCAGCCTATGGCCGGCTGGCACAAGCAGGGGGGTCGCAGGCTGGCACGGGTGGTCTGTGGGGGTGTGTGGCTGGTGGTCGCCCTCCTCTGTGCTCCCACTTTCCACTACGCCTCCACAGGAACACAACGCAACCGCACCGTCTGTTACGACCTGAGTCGACCGGAGCACTCGGCTGACTACTACCCCTATGGGATGGCTCTGACCTGCCTGGGCTTCCTGTTGCCTTTTATGGGCGTGGTGGCGTGCTACTGTCGCATGGGTCGCCTCCTCTGCCGCCCGCCATCCTATCAGGGCGCTACCATGGCAGCCTCAATGGAGAAACGGGACAAGGCGGTGAAGATGATAATCATCGTGGTGACGGTGTTCGCTGTGAGCTTCCTGCCGTTCCACCTTACTAAGACCATGTACCTGTTGGTACGAACCTTACCGGGTGCTCCGTGTGCGACACGGAACCTGTTCTCAGTGATCTACAAGTGCACCAGGCCGTTCGCCAGCATGAACAGTGTTCTAGATCCTATACTGTTCTACTTCACACAGCCACGGTTCCGCAGGAGCACCAGAATACTGATTACCAAGATCACCACTCTCAGAGACAGGGAACCCAGGTGTGAGGAAGTGAAAACACATAGATTATTTAGATCCCATGTTTAATCAAGGGTAAACTCGCTTTGAGACAAAGGAACCAAGGAGTATATAAAACAACCATAGTCCACAGTTGTATTACACCTAGATACATGGGTTCTGGGTAGCTAGAACCGATCCAGAACCCTCATTGACTTCTGCTCTGCCAGCATGGCAACAAGTCAGTGTGTTTGCTACTGTGTCTGCTTGTGACTGTATACTAAAATGCATGAAGTAGTCAGCCATAACACTGCTTTTGGTTGCCATAGTATTATGTAATGTATCCTGTATGTCCAAGCACACTGCTAGTTGTTTTCTATATGAGCCACTAGGTGGCGTGTATTACCTACATATCCCATGgccttatttatttttatttaacctttatttaactaggcaagtcagttaagaacaaattcctatttacaagcCTATAAAAAGGcaaagcgcggaaatcgactcagccgcacgagcatgcttttgcggcacagtcgatagcgcgctggacttcgggctagaaggtcgagggttcgagacctgctccctgctgtttcattacaatagcatagcagcaacacatgacaacacagcatagtAGCAAATTATCCATTAGCGGGATAATCCACCCCAAACCACTAATTCCTATTATTAACAGTGTTAAATAACACAAATATGTTAAAACAATATTTGTGAACacgtttcattttgtcattataacAAGGTTGGTAGCAACGTTTGAAAAtcgttgtggaaatctgttgcagctcaagttaACTAACGTTACAAAACCCACAATGCGATGTGCTCTTTCTGGGCTGGCTATCTGGAAAACGTAACTACACACAATAGCCAAATCAATATCAGCATgcaaaatagctagctagctttaaaaATCACCTAAACAAACTGCATTATCAATTTAGGAGGCTCTCTCACCAAGCGAGAGCAGAGGATGTTGCTATGGCAACGTATACTTTTTCCCACGtttcccacagacacacagggcGTATTGCCATATGATACTTGAAGGAGAAAACACACTATATACAGTGacgatacagtacagtactatatacagtacagcaATTACCTGAACATATTGGAATCATTGCTCCTTAACTCTGTTTGAATTCCTTTCAAAAGGCACAAGGTACAGCTGCCATCAAACAGATGGCATTATTGGCAATCACTATATTCACCAGGGCAGTCTCCTGCTCAGCTGTGAGAAGTCTCCCCCTACCTCCAATAGATGGCCCCCTCTCAGTTCTGCAAAAATGGAATTTGACCATTACTGACCTATGGTCATCCATTACTGACCTATGGTCATCCACTACAACATCACATGTATCACAGTAACAACAAGAcaactgacctgttttcccttctgAAAGTACGGACAATGGATGCAACCGTGTAACGGCTTCGGTTGGGTTGCACTAGCTGTCCAGCTTCTCTCATAGTCCTCCCATGTATGAGCACATGATGAACTAGGGTGGCACGGGTTTCATCTGAGATTACTTGTCTTTGTTGTTGTCCTCGTCCTCTCTGTTGTCTTGCAACTTCGGCATTGTTAGGATCCAAGCACATGGACATGCCTCTAGGCCCTATTTATTGATCCTGCAATTCTGATTGGTGTGTTAACAGTTTTGAGGCTTAGTGTTTGCACGTGGAGAAAGGTGTGCTCTTTGAGTTTAGGTTGTGATGACTTGAGTTAACTATATTGAGAGCATGTGTTTGCTGAATGAATATATAGTGCAATGAATGATTTATTTGGCCACTTTTGTGAAGGTTTTGCAGAAAGAGTTTTGAATATGGAAACGTGTGGAAACAAATGAATAGTGTTTACGGTTATgggaaatgtgtgtttttggGAATGTTTTGGCTGTGGTGTTTTGGCTGTGGTGTTTTGGCTGTGGGGTTTTGTCTGTGGGGTTTTGGCTGTGGGGTTTTGACTGTGGTGTTTTGGCTGTGGTGTTTTGGCTGTGGTGTTTTGACTGTGGTGTTTTGACTGTGGTGTTTTGGCTGTGGTGTTTTGGCTGTGGTGTTTTGGCTGTGATGTTTTGGCTGTGATGTGAATATTATTATTTTGCCATTACAAAATAAGGTATAGTTGTATTTTTTGGGTTtgtttgtcccccccccccccccccccaaaccacgTCTTTGTAAATACATAAGTCTCCAAGAGAATATCACAGGACTAGTTCCTCAAACCAAACCTATCGGCCTGGATTTACAGATCTGCTGTTGTCCCAATGTGTATCAGCTGCAGACGATTGGATTGCTCAATAACACTAATTATTGGCTTGTTTTGGTCAAATGTGTGTGACATCTGATGTTTTTGTTCCCAAATCTGCCGggaatgtggtgtgtgtgtgtgtgtgtgtgtgtgtgtgtgtgtgtgtgtgtgtgtgtgtgtgtgtgtgtgtgtgtgtgtgtgtgtgtgtgtgtgtgtgtgtgtgtgtgtgtgtgtgtgtgtgtgtgtgtgtgtgtgtgtgtgtgtgtgtgtgtgtgtgtgtgtgtgtgtgtgcctgtgtgtgtgtgtgtgtgcctgtgtgtgtgtgtgattgtgtgcgcctgagtgtgtgtgtgtttgtgtatgtttaaCCTCTGCCTTAGCTTAAGGTCCTTAATGAAGTGATAACATGAAGGTTAAT comes from Salvelinus alpinus chromosome 21, SLU_Salpinus.1, whole genome shotgun sequence and encodes:
- the LOC139548240 gene encoding P2Y purinoceptor 3-like; this encodes MSISSLEVFSTEPFLIGMFTAEGSSSGHYTEPHSEEYLIAVGDNNVTWPVCTYKEDFKRFLLPAVYSVVFLIGLPLNGAVILKIWRSRPNLTRSNVYMLNLATADFLYVMSLPLLIYNYASHDYWPFGELACKLVRFQFYSNLHGSILFLTCISLQRYVGICQPMAGWHKQGGRRLARVVCGGVWLVVALLCAPTFHYASTGTQRNRTVCYDLSRPEHSADYYPYGMALTCLGFLLPFMGVVACYCRMGRLLCRPPSYQGATMAASMEKRDKAVKMIIIVVTVFAVSFLPFHLTKTMYLLVRTLPGAPCATRNLFSVIYKCTRPFASMNSVLDPILFYFTQPRFRRSTRILITKITTLRDREPRCEEVKTHRLFRSHV